Within Pseudomonas brassicacearum, the genomic segment TTCTTCCAGGCGGCGAAAGAGGATGGGATGGGCGTAGGCCATGTTACTGCCGACGATCATCACGCAGTCGCTCAACTCCAGGTCTTCATAGCTGCAGGGCGGGGCGTCGGCACCGAGACTGCGCTTGTAGCCCACCACGGCGGAGGACATGCACAGCCGCGAATTGCTGTCGATGTTATTGGTGCCCACCAATGCCCGGGCCAGCTTGTTGAAGGCGTAGTAATCCTCGGTCAGCAATTGGCCGGAGATGTAGAACGCCACGCTGTCCGGGCCGTGCTCGGCGATGGTCTCGGCGAAGACGCTGGCGGCGTGATCCAGGGCGCTGTCCCAGCCGGTGCGGGCCCGGGCCAGGCCTTTGCCCAGGCGCAGTTCGGGGTACAGGGCGCGGGCGGCGAGGTCGCCGGTCAGGTGCAGGGTGGAGCCCTTGCTGCACAGTTTGCCGAAGTTGGCCGGATGGGCGGGATCGCCGCTGACGCCGAGGATGCGCTCGCCGTCATGCTCGATCAGGACGCCGCAACCGACCCCGCAATAACAGCAGGTCGAGGCAGTGATCTGGCGGTTCATCAGCTTGCGTCCCGCAGGGCCAACTGGACCCGGCCGTTTTCGACCCGGGCCGAATGATGATGGGCGCAGCCCACGTCCGGGGCTTGGGCCTGGCCGGTTTCCAGGTCGATCTGCCAGTTGTGCAGTGGGCAGGCTACGCGTTTGCCGTAGACCAACCCTTGGGACAACGGGCCGCCCTTGTGCGGGCAACGGTCATCGAGGGCGAACACTTCATCGTCACTGGTACGAAAAATCGCGATATCGCCTTTCGGGCCGTTGATGATGCGCGAACCCAGGATATTGATGTCTTCCAGTGCGCAGATATCCAGCCAGTTCATGCCGGCACCTCCAGGTTTTTCACGGGGATGACCTCAAACTCTTTCTTCAGCTGGGGTTGTTCCAGGCGTTGTTTCCACGGGTCTTGTTCCAGCGACAGGGAGAACTTCAACCGCTCATGAAGCGCTTTGCGCCGCGTCGGGTCTTCAAGCACGGCTTTCTTGATGTGGTCCATGCCGACCCGCTGCATGTAATGCACGGTGCGTTCGAGGTAGAAGGCTTCCTCGCGGTACAGCTGCAGGAAGGCGCCGTTGTATTCACGCACTTGTTCGGCAGTCTTGAGCTTGACGAAAAACTCGGCGACCTCGGTCTTGATCCCGCCGTTGCCGCCGATGTACATCTCCCACCCGGAATCGACGCCGATAATGCCGACATCCTTGATGCCCGCTTCCGAACAGTTGCGTGGGCAACCGGAGACGGCCAGCTTGACCTTGTGCGGCGACCACATGTTGAACAGGTCGTGCTCCAGCTCGATGCCCAGTTGGGTGGAGTTCTGCGTACCGAAGCGGCAAAACTCGCTGCCCACACAGGTCTTCACGGTGCGGATGGACTTGCCGTAGGCGTGGCCGGACGGCATGTCGAGGTCTTTCCACACGCCGGGCAGGTCCTGCTTCTTGATTCCCAGCAAATCGATGCGTTGGCCGCCGGTAACCTTGACCATGGGCACGTTGTATTTGTCGGCCACGTCGGCGATGCGCCGCAGCTCCGAAGGGTTGGTCACGCCACCCCACATCCGTGGGACGACCGAGTAGGTGCCGTCTTTCTGGATGTTGGCGTGGGCACGTTCGTTGATCAGGCGCGACTGAGGATCGTCGTGGGCTTCGCCAGGCCAGGTGGAAATCAGGTAGTAGTTCAACGCCGGGCGGCAGGTGGCGCAGCCGTTGGGGGTGCGCCAGTTCAGGTAGCTCATGGCCCCGGCGATGGTCAGCAAATGCTGGTCGCGGATCGCCTGGCGGATCTGGCCATGGTTGAGGTCGCTGCAACCGCAGATGGCTTTTTCGCTTTTCGGTTTGACGTCTGCCGCACCGCCGACGGTGTTGATCAGGATCTGCTCCACCAGGCCGGCGCAGGAGCCGCAGGAACTGGCAGCCTTGGTGTGTTTTTTCACGTCATCGACGCTGAACAGCCCGTGTTCCTGGATCGCCTTGACGATGGTGCTCTTGCACACGCCGTTGCAGCCGCAGACTTCGGCAGTGTCGGCCATGCTCATGGCTTTGTCCTGGCCCTGATGACCTACGTCTCCAAGAGCGTTTTCCCCGAACATCAAGTGATCGCGGATCTCGCTGATGCCATGGTTCTCACGGATCTGGCGGAAATACCAGCCGCCATCCGCCGTATCGCCGTACAGGCAGGCACCCACGAGCACGTCGTCCTTGATCACCAGCTTTTTGTAGACGCCGCCGATGGGGTCGGAAAGGGTGATGGTCTCGGTGCCTTCGCCGCCCATGAAGTCG encodes:
- the nirD gene encoding nitrite reductase small subunit NirD, which encodes MNWLDICALEDINILGSRIINGPKGDIAIFRTSDDEVFALDDRCPHKGGPLSQGLVYGKRVACPLHNWQIDLETGQAQAPDVGCAHHHSARVENGRVQLALRDAS
- the nirB gene encoding nitrite reductase large subunit NirB is translated as MKKLKLVMIGNGMAGVRTLEELLKLSNELYDITVFGAEPHTNYNRILLSPVLAGEQTFEEIVLNDLSWYLDNNIKLLLNRKVVEIDRVKRRVIAEDGSEAEYDRLLIATGSTPFILPIPGNTLEGVIGYRDIADTQAMINTAKTHKHAVVIGGGLLGLEAANGLKLRGMDVTVVHLGEWLLERQLDKTSGQLLQTALENRGLKFRLSEQTQALHDAGNGRVGSVQFKNGDIIPADLVVMAAGIRPNTELAEKSGIPCNRGILVNDTMQTYDPRIYAIGECASHRGTAYGLVAPLFEQAKVCANHLAQLGFATYKGSVTSTKLKVTGIDLFSAGDFMGGEGTETITLSDPIGGVYKKLVIKDDVLVGACLYGDTADGGWYFRQIRENHGISEIRDHLMFGENALGDVGHQGQDKAMSMADTAEVCGCNGVCKSTIVKAIQEHGLFSVDDVKKHTKAASSCGSCAGLVEQILINTVGGAADVKPKSEKAICGCSDLNHGQIRQAIRDQHLLTIAGAMSYLNWRTPNGCATCRPALNYYLISTWPGEAHDDPQSRLINERAHANIQKDGTYSVVPRMWGGVTNPSELRRIADVADKYNVPMVKVTGGQRIDLLGIKKQDLPGVWKDLDMPSGHAYGKSIRTVKTCVGSEFCRFGTQNSTQLGIELEHDLFNMWSPHKVKLAVSGCPRNCSEAGIKDVGIIGVDSGWEMYIGGNGGIKTEVAEFFVKLKTAEQVREYNGAFLQLYREEAFYLERTVHYMQRVGMDHIKKAVLEDPTRRKALHERLKFSLSLEQDPWKQRLEQPQLKKEFEVIPVKNLEVPA